TAAAGCCTACATGCAGGATGATCGGTGGAATCGAACGTACAAGGGACTTAAAGCTATAATGGTAGTGGTGCTGAGAAGCATTTATTAGTTTCAATGAAAAAGTAACGAAAGATCGGTTTACGGAAATTAATGGTCAGTTATGAACGCGTGGTTTATAAATAGGAAACCCTTGGTCAGGTATACgcacttttttaataataagattCACCCAATTTCCTGGAGACTTATCTAACTTAAGTGTCGGAATGTTTTCTTTGCAGGACACCCCCTTCAGTATTCAAGAGAACCAACAAGTTGGTCGATTGGAAGGAGGGGTGGAACTCTGACATCTCGATTTTGAACCCTATATACTGGAACAATTCTcattttaaaactttgtttttattatggTTTAAATTTATGATGTTAATTGAGGTTGCAAAAGAAcccaattaaaaacatatagcataatttattttaatgaagaCTTAGATTAAATATATGGTGTACTTAAAAGGTTAAttaatctataataaaatataatattgtatgtTCATAATGataacatattttgaaataagaCGTACATAATTCTTAATAGTATATCCATTTCTTTACTAAACgaagttaatttattttgaaaattatacaAATGGTTCtcgttttaaaaattttacaagaCGTAATGCCAACATTGTTTGAAAGAAGTCGCCAGAGGAATGCACAGGTTTTGATCATCGTGATGAAGTCTTAACATGTAATGACAATTTCTGTGCAAGTTCAAGTCACCCaacataatttgattaaaaatgtaattagatTAAACACTAATTAATGAGAAGAAATTGTACTCCACACTAACTATTTCAGTTAAAACTTCTGTATAAGAGAACTTATGCAAGTCATTATCGacttcatattttatttgaaattgtgCTCACCTCTcattttaatatgaattattatttttaactgaagTTGTCATACGCTTTAACAACTttagtattaatttattttaactccTTTGACAGATTTATTGTAATAGGTTTCAAATTGAAGTAGTCATCTCCTTTAACAACTTTAGAACTATTTATTGCAAAAAATagttctaaaaatatattttttttatgaaaaatatctgagaatgaaaatcacaagtatttttttttaaattgtctttaaaaaattttgaaaaataatcatgcaaataatagatatttttctaacaatatatagtaatataaattaattattatttttatattgatatataaaaaacataaaggatagtatttttaacttaatcccttttgtattttgttttttaaagaatcacatatgtataatttttaaaataaatttacccTATTTCGTTAAAAAAAAACCCAATTTATCACTAGACCGATAAGGTTCTTTCCAACTCTCCCATTCACACATttgaactatttatttattcaattattgCCCAAGCCCCCACACACTTCCTTTACAGTAGGTTTCCCTTTATATTAGTTGTGACCcattttttgtcataaaaaaaatattaatctacTTAGAAatttcttaatgaaaaaaatgtgttttatatCTGATGCGTGCTGCTTTGTTATATGATTTTTAGTGAATATTAGGTGACATGTTTCTGTCTCTATTCATAAAGCGAAATGATTTATTCTTACTAATTTGTCATTATAACACATTCAATGTAACAACGAGGctgacaaagaaaaaataaagattgtacatctattaatattttataattaatttgaaaaatgaattataacttatttaatctataaattaaaattaatcatttgtAACAGGTTTTAGTCACCGGAGAGTACGATCTTCCTGGTCCACTGATTTGGGTGACTGGTCACCGTAGAGTCCGCCGTAATTTAATATATCAGGGCAAAGAAAAAAACGTTGGCAGGTTTAAACGAAAATGACCCTACACCTTGAAACCAGAGGCTCTAAATACCACATTAATAATTcatttcatcatcaaaatttactCAACTTGTTCAACAATCACACCAGAAGCTTATGAATTTTTCTAGTACACAGATCAGAAATCATAAATGAAGGCAGAGTGAGGATAGAAGGATAGAAGAATATCCATTATATTATACAACAATAATTACATTAACTATTACAAACTCAAGCACATCCCAGTTTTATTGAGgaacaaaaacaagaaattagGTGGGAATGGATTTCATAATAGAGAAAAGAGCACAACTCAACTGGAGTGAAATGAAGATGGGGATTGTTATCTAGGCGGGAAGGGGTTTAAAGGAAGTGAGGTTTTTGAACTTGAGCCAAGCTTTCTCCAACACAACGGCCTCGTAATTGGTGGTGGCGGATCCGCCCTTCGTCTTCAACACCAGGCGGTAGTTGGTGCCGGCCACCACCTGGGTCTCCCCCTTCAACACGCTCACCAGCTTCAGCTTCGCACCAGAACGTTTATCGTACTCACTCACTGCATACTCCGCGATCTCCACCACGTGCTGCTCTTTCACGTCCTTGATGGCCTCCCACCCGCCGAGCGCCCCTTCAGACCGCGTGGCGTAAGACACCAACATAAGAGAGAGGAGAAGAAGGCAATGGTGTTTCATCGTGATAATCATAGATTTGGATTTCCGTTAAGGAGAGGTTGTTCGTGTTTACAGCAGAGGAAGAAGACGGTATATATTGGGGTTTTGTGTGAACTTTCTAGGTCTCCGAATTCCTATTGTTAGTAAAACCGCGTTTCTGAAATGGTTAAATTCTGCGTTAAGGGATaagattattttagttaaaaataacaGTGGTTTACTTAACATCTAAAAATGAGAAAGGCGTATATAGATAGTAACTAATTTTGTACAActttataaatagatattttcagttttaattatCTTACtgaaattcatattaaaatacaaattaaaaaataagaaaaatatttttttaacaaatttttttaataacttttttataacatgtgataatcgatgaTGAGTATgttttgattaataaaataataatacctaatttattataaaaaaaattgttaatattataattctaaaaataaataaaaatatatatttcataaatatacaTAAACATATTTCTGGACACCATTTCTgacgtttttttttaattattaattcatATCTAACCGTCAAACTCATTCataactttttgaaatttcttctcTGTACATCACGGTTCGGAGATAATTAAGATGTGTAAGTTTTGtgataatgaatttaaaaattatctgtaataaattttaattaatttaaagtatatagaaatgaaattcttattttatttattatgtaatatgTATCCTATTGATATTTAatggaatgaaaaatatttttattagtattttcaATTAATGTTTTCGTAAGTTTTATAATAAAGTGATATTACCAAAGaccataatattttatattaaaatggaTTGAAACTCTTGAGTCAATCTATTTTATCATGGGTTTGAGATGAGTTAGGTtagaaaataatgtaaaaatttgaTGTGAGTCAATTTTGACCCGGCTTGTTAAGAACCTGACTCACCGGAATTGAACTCGTGGTGAATCAGG
Above is a genomic segment from Vigna radiata var. radiata cultivar VC1973A chromosome 10, Vradiata_ver6, whole genome shotgun sequence containing:
- the LOC106775371 gene encoding cysteine proteinase inhibitor 5 → MIITMKHHCLLLLSLMLVSYATRSEGALGGWEAIKDVKEQHVVEIAEYAVSEYDKRSGAKLKLVSVLKGETQVVAGTNYRLVLKTKGGSATTNYEAVVLEKAWLKFKNLTSFKPLPA